The stretch of DNA TACTTCGCGCCGGGCTACGGCACGCCGAATGAAGAAGGCATGGAAGCGGTAAAACTGCTGGCCAGGCTCGAGGGTATTTTGCTGGACCCGGTTTATACCGGCAAAGCGATGGCCGGGCTTATCGACGGCGTGGCACAAAAGAGATTCAAAGATCAGGGGCCAATCGCCTTTATTCACACCGGCGGAGCACCCGCGCTATTTGCCTACCATCCGCACCTGTAAGCAATGGGCGCAGGCCAGGATTTGATAATCGGGAATTACCATGCAAGAAAGTTTGCAACTGGTGCTGGACTCAGCACCGTATCTGCTTAAAGGGGCGGTCTTTACGCTGCAGCTGAGTATCGGCGGAATGTTCTTCGGCCTGATCCTCGGTTTTATGCTGGCGCTGATGCGCCTGTCGGCGTTTTTACCGTTTTCGCTACTGTCGCGTTTCTATGTCTCAATATTTCGCGGCACGCCGCTTATCGCCCAGCTCTTTATGATTTATTACGGGCTGCCGCAGTTTGGCATCGAGCTGGACCCGATCCCCTCAGCGATGATCGGCCTGTCGCTCAATACCGCGGCGTATGCCTCCGAAACGCTGCGTGCGGCCATTTCGTCCATTGATAAAGGGCAGTGGGAAGCGGCGGCCAGTATCGGCATGACGCGCTGGCAAACGCTGCGGCGCGCGATTCTGCCACAGTCCGCCCGCGTGGCATTACCTCCGCTGGGCAACAGCTTTATCAGCCTGGTGAAAGATACCTCCCTGGCGGCGACGATTCAGGTGCCCGAGCTGTTCCGCCAGGCGCAGCTGATTACCTCGCGCACGCTGGAAGTCTTTACCATGTATCTCGCCGCCTCCCTGGTGTACTGGGTGATGGCGACGGTGCTCTCCGCGCTGCAGAACTATTTCGAAAATCAGCTTAATCGCCAGGACAGGGAGCCGAAATGAGCGCCATCGACGTAAAAAAACTGGTGAAAAAATTCCACGGTCAGACGGTGCTGCACGGCATCGATCTCGACGTCAAGCCGGGTGAAGTGGTGGCGATAATTGGCCCCAGCGGCTCGGGAAAAACAACGCTGTTGCGCAGCATCAATCTGCTTGAAGAGCCGGAAAGCGGCCTCATTCAGGTGGGCGACATCACGATCGATGCCGGGCAGCCGCTGGCGAAGCAGAAAGAGAAGATTCGCCAACTGCGTCAGCAGGTAGGCTTCGTGTTCCAGAACTTCAATCTGTTTCCACACCGCACGGTGCTGGAAAACATTATTGAAGGCCCGGTCATCGTTAAGGGTGAGCCGAAAGAAGAAGCCATTGCCCGGGCGCGAGAGCTGCTGGTGAAGGTGGGGCTCAGCGGGAAAGAAACCAGCTATCCACGTCGTCTGTCCGGCGGGCAGCAGCAGCGTGTGGCGATTGCCCGGGCGCTGGCAATGCGCCCGGAGGTTATTCTGTTTGATGAACCCACGTCGGCGCTGGATCCTGAGCTGGTGGGGGAAGTGCTGAACACCATCCGCCAGCTGGCGGAAGAGAAGCGTACGATGGTCATTGTGACCCACGAAATGAGCTTTGCCCGCGACGTGGCCGACCGCGCCATTTTTATGGACCAGGGTAAAATCGTGGAGCAGGGGCCGGCCAAAACGCTTTTTGCCAACCCGCAGCAGCCTCGTACTCGCCAGTTCCTGGATAAGTTTTTGACCCAATAAACCGTTTTTTTTTCGCTACATCACCACCAGGCGGCTTTCGCCGAGCCGAGCGCCGCCGGTGGTGTGGCCCAGATAACCGGCGTGCCCGCCAGCATAAGGGGGAACTTCAACCGGTTGCCCATCCCAAACTCGGACCACTCGATCAGCGGCTGGAAATCATGCGTATTGATTGCCGCAAGCGCGGGATGGTCACCTGCCTGCTGCGACATCAATAACGCGGCCGTGCGGGCGAGGGACAGGCGGGCGCTATATCCCCGATGCTGTTCATGCCGTACCTTTAAGCCTTTAAGCACCGCCGCAGCAATGAGATAGCCCGTGGCGTGATCCAGGGCCTGAACGGGCAGCGGGTGAGGGCGCTCTGTTTTTTTCCAACGCTGTCCTGCCCCGGCAATGCCGCTGGACATTTGCACCAGGCTGTCGAAGCCTCTTCGGTTCCGCCAGGGGCCGCGCCACCCCCAGGCGTTGAGCGAAACGTCTACCAGCCCCGGCGAGATTGCCTGCACGGTTTCGGCGTCAAAGCCCAGCGATTCCAGCGCGTCCGCTCGGTAGCCGTGCACCAGGACATCCGCTTCGCCAAGCAGGGCTTTGAACTGCTCCCGTCCCCCGGAGGACTTGAGGTCGAGCCTCGCGCATCTTTTCCCAGGCGTGACTTCCTCGACAAGCGTGGGCTCTTCCCATTCCGGCGGGTCGAGGCGCAGTACCTTCGCGCCCAGGCCGGCTAAAAAACGTGTGCCGACCGGCCCGGCAATAATGCGGGTGAGATCCAGGACCTGAATGCCGGCCAGCGGGCGAGCAGGTGGCAAAGTCAGTTCGGGGCGGGAGGCCTCAGCGTGGTACTCCTGCCAGAATAACGGCTCTGCTGAAACGGTTTTCCCGTGCGGGTGTTTGAGCCATTCGTCGTGGGTCAGCATCGCGGCGGCGCATCCGCCTGCAGCCACTATCGCCTCTTCAAGCTCGGTTTTTCCCCAGTGAGCGACCTGCTGCGCGAGTGTGGCTTTATTTTTACTGACGCCCAGCACGCGTTCCATTGCCTGCCTGTGGTGCGCCGCGTTGGTGTGTAGCCGCACCCAGCCGTCCGCCGTGGCGTAATCCCCGGCAAATTCATCCCATAATGCTGCCGGAGCGCGGTTAACGGGAAAGTGGCTGGCGGAAAACCAGTACGAGGCAAGTCTCTGGTCTATAGAAAGAGAGGCATTCGGGCGAGAGAGCAGCGCTTTGAGCGCGATTCCTGCGGTAGCGATACTGGCGGCGGCGAGTTCGGTAACAGGAAAACAGGATATGAGTGCACCTTCGCCGCTCACAACGACCGGGCTGGAAGGGATGCCCAGCCCCTGTTCCTGACTCATTGCGGCCAGGAGGGAGGAAAACGAGGATTTAACCATACAGAGCTCCAGTAAATTTTTCCTGACATATGTAAAAACCGAATAATTGTGCCTGAATGACAATAAATCACATTAATTGCTTTAATAAATGTGTTAGCTTATTACATTCTATTAATGAAATACTTTTTAGCGCCGGGAGAAACGCCAGATATAATGCTGGAACGTGACTTTTTTAGCTGGCGACGGGAAGCACTCGAACTTTTCCTGTCAATTACCCAGGCCAGCGAATTACAAACTTTAGTTCAACAACAAACTCAGCGCCTGGAGTTTGATTATTTTTCGCTGTGCGTTCGGCACCCGGTGCCATTTACACGGCCTAAATTATCCTTGCAGAGTTCTTATCCACAAAAATGGTTAGAGTGGTATGTGACTGAAAACTATTTTGCTATTGATCCGGTATTGAAACAGTCTAATTTCATGCGTGGGGAAATAATCTGGAGCGACGCCTTGTTTGCCGAGTCTCGTGAGCTTTGGGACGCCGCGCGCGACCACGGCCTGGCGACAGGCAGGACTCACTGCGTGATGTCGCCTAACCGCACGGCTGGTTTTCTCTCCGTTTCGCGCTCAAACGTACGCCCGGATGTTTTGCCTGAAGACGAACTGGGGCTGCGGCTTGGCTACATTGCAGAACTGAGCATGGCGACGCTAACGAGGCTTGACGATCCGTCGGTTGAAATACTGGATATGAAGTTCAGCAGGCGTGAACGGGAGATTTTGCAGTGGACGGGTGAGGGGAAAACGTCGGCAGAAATCGCGATTATTCTGTCAATTTCTGAGAATACGGTGAACTTCCACCAGAAGAATATGCAGAAGAAATTCAACGCGCCAAACAAGACGCAGATAGCGTGTTACGCCGCAGCGATGGGAATTATTTGAGCCTGCAGCGCAGGTCCTGACGGCTGGAGAACCCAGATTCTGCCAGCCGCCCCGGCTTATTGACGGTAAGCCTGTTTAATTTGCTGAACGGTATTACCGAATACTTCAGCCTGAGCCTGGTCTTCCAATTGAGCGATCTGTTTTTCCATTTTCAGGATAACTCGGCCCGCATCAGCCTGGCCCATAGCCTGCAGCATCAGGGTTAACAGCGTTTTCAGACAGGTGACTTCTTGTGCCAGTTCGCTGGTGTTGTCGGCGGTGGAAAAATCAGGAGTGCTCATTTACTTTCCTCAATGCTTAGTTAGTACGAATGCTTGCCATTATGCACCGTGATATTCATAAGGCGGCGGAGTATACCATAAGCTTTGAAAAAATTATTCATGTTCAGCCGTGGAAAGGCGTGCGAATGTTTACGGTAATAAACAATACGCGCAGAGGTTATTCGTGGCGGTGGGTGAGGGGAGTAAAAACAATTTGTTTCGTTCTCGTTTAACTAACGTTAAATAAATCGAGAGAATACGATTTTCATTCTCGATAATGATCTCACTCTGGTAATTAGCTGTTTTTTAATCAGAGAATAATAGCGAGCCGCTGGATTTTAGAAAGTTGATGTGTGCCGCAGAAACGCTCCCGAAAGTAAAGATATATTCTCCTTTTAAGGTAGCACAACGTGCTCACTGCAATTTGGATTTTAATGTTGCCAGAAAAACGTTAATATATGACCAATTAGCTATCAGCAGCGTTATCCCTTTCTGGAGAATAGCCCTTTGATCAACGTTCTTCTTGTTGATGACCACGAACTGGTGCGCGCAGGGATACGACGCATTCTGGAAGAGATTAAAGGCATCAAAGTCTCGGGTGAAGCGAACTGCGGTGAGGATGCCATTAAATGGTGCCGCAGCAACCCGGTCGATGTCGTGTTAATGGATATGAATATGCCGGGGATCGGCGGCCTGGAAGCCACCCGTAAGATTGCCCGTTACTCTTCAGATATCAAAGTTATCATGTTGACTATCCATACCGAGAATCCGCTGCCTGCGAAAGTGATGCAGGCCGGCGCGGCAGGTTACCTGAGCAAAGGCGCGGCGCCTCAGGACGTGGTTAACGCGATTCGCTCCGTCAATGCGGGCCAGCGTTACATCGCCTCCGACATTGCCCAGCAGATGGCCTTAAGCCAGATAGAGCCCGAGGCGGAATCCCCCTTCGCCAGTTTGTCTGAGCGTGAATTACAGATTATGCTGATGATCACCAAAGGCCAGAAGGTCAATGAGATCTCTGAGCAGCTTAATCTCAGCCCTAAAACGGTGAACAGCTACCGCTATCGGATGTTTAGTAAACTGAATATCAGCGGCGACGTTGAGCTGACACACCTGGCTATCCGCCATGGGTTATTCAACGCGGAGACGTTAATCAGTAGTGAGTGACACTTTCGATTCCCGGGCTTTTCTCAAGACGGTAACCAGCAAGCCCGGCGTCTATCGCATGTACGATGCCGGCAGCACCGTTATCTACGTCGGCAAAGCCAAAGACCTGAAAAAACGCCTTTCCAGCTACTTCCGTACAAACCTCGCGAGCCGCAAAACCGAGGCGCTGGTGGCGTTGATTCACCACATCGACGTCACGGTGACCCACACCGAAACCGAAGCCCTGCTGTTAGAGCACAACTACATCAAGCTCTATCAGCCTCGCTACAACGTGCTGCTGCGTGACGATAAATCCTATCCTTTTATCTTCCTGAGCGCGGACAGCCACCCGCGGCTGGCCATGCACCGCGGCGCGAAGCATGCGAAGGGTGAATACTTCGGCCCGTTTCCTAACGGCTATGCCGTGCGCGAAACGCTGGCGCTGCTGCAAAAGGTTTTCCCGATTCGTCAGTGCGAGAACAGCGTTTATCGCAACCGCTCCCGGCCTTGTCTCCAGTATCAAATCGGACGCTGTCTCGGTCCCTGCGTTGCAGGTCTGGTAACGGAAGATGACTATGCTCGTCAGGTGGATTATGTCCGTCTGTTTTTAGCCGGGAAGGACGATCAGGTGCTGACGCAGCTTATCGGCCGTATGGAAGAGGCGAGCAAAAATCTTGAGTTTGAAGAGGCCGCCAGGATCCGCGATCAGATTCAGGCGGTAAGGCGCATTACCGAGAAACAGTTTGTTTCCAATACCGGCGACGATCTCGACGTTATTGGCGTATCGTTTGATGCGGGGATGGCCTGCGTTCACGTGCTGTTTATTCGCCAGGGCAAAGTGCTTGGCAGCCGTAGCTACTTCCCTAAGGTGCCAGCCGGTACCGAGCTGAGCGAAGTTGTCGAGACGTTTGTCGGCCAGTTTTATCTGCAGGGCAGCCAGATGCGCACGCTGCCTTCTGAAATTCTGCTTGATTTTGCGCTGGCGGATAAATCCCTGCTGGCGGAGTCGTTGAGCGAGCTGGCGGGCCGCAAGGTGAACGTGCAAACCAAACCTCGCGGTGACCGGGCGCGTTACCTGAAGCTTGCGCGTACCAACGCGGCAACGGCACTGGTAACCAGGCTTTCCCAACAGTCCACTATCCATCAGCGCCTGAAAGCGCTGGCTGAGGTGCTAAAACTTCCGGAAGTGAAGCGGATGGAGTGTTTTGATATCAGCCATACGATGGGGGAGCAAACTGTCGCTTCCTGCGTTGTTTTTGACAGCAACGGTCCGCTGCGGTCTGAATATCGCCGCTATAATATTACCGGCATTACGCCGGGCGATGATTATGCCGCCATGAACCAGGTGCTGCGTCGTCGCTACGGCAAGGCCATAGAAGAAAGCAAAATACCCGACGTTATCCTGATAGACGGCGGGAAGGGGCAGCTGGGGCAGGCGAAGTCCGTATTTGCCGGGCTGGACGTGCCCTGGGACAAACACCATCCTTTATTGCTTGGCGTGGCAAAAGGCAGCGACCGTAAAGCAGGGCTGGAAACGCTGTTCTTCGAACCGGAAGGTGAGGGGTTCTCTTTGCCGCCGGATTCTCCGGCACTGCATGTGATCCAGCACATCCGTGATGATTCACACGATCATGCGATTTCCGGGCACCGTAAAAAACGCGCTAAGGTGAAAAGTACCAGCTCGTTGGAAACCATCGAAGGGATCGGACCTAAACGCCGCCAGATGTTGCTGAAGTATATGGGCGGATTGCAACCGTTAATCAATGCCTCTATCGAGGAGATCGCAAAAGTGCCGGGCATCTCGCAGGCATTGGCAGAAAAGATCTACTACTCGTTGAAACATTAAGGGCTCTGTAGCAACATAGAGACAATTTCCACTTATGACAGATAGTTAACTGGCACTATGCGATTCAATATCCCAACACTGCTCACGCTGTTTCGTGTCATCCTTATCCCGTTCTTTGTGCTGGCGTTTTATCTGCCGTTCAATTGGGGCCCGTTCCTTTGCGCGTTCATCTTCTGGCTGGCGGCTATCACCGACTGGTTTGACGGTTTCCTGGCGCGTCGCTGGAACCAGAGCACGCGCTTTGGCGCATTCCTTGACCCGGTTGCTGATAAGGTGATGGTGGTCGTGGCTTTAGTACTGGTGGCGGAACACTACCATGCCTGGTGGGTGACCCTGCCTGCGGCAACGATGATCGCTCGTGAAATTATTATTTCCGCACTGCGCGAATGGATGGCGGAAATTGGCAAGCGCAGCCGCGTGGCGGTGTCCTGGATTGGCAAAACCAAAACCATGGCACAGATGCTGGCGTTGATCGGGATGCTGTGGCGGCCGAACATGTGGATCGAATACACCGGCATCGCGCTTTTCTTCGTGGCTGCGGTTCTGACCTTCTGGTCAATGTTCCAGTATCTTGCTGCGGCACGCGGCGATTTGCTCGAACCGTGATCTATCCGGCGCAAAATTCAGCAAACGATTCGTGGTGTTAGAAAATTTCATTGACTCATTGCGTCAGGTAAGTAGAATGCAACGCATCGAAAGGCAGCATGGCTAGCCGGAAGATAATAAAATCAAGTGATTAGCTTAACGGCCACCAACGGTCACTTGTACAAAATGCGGGAATAGCTCAGTTGGTAGAGCACGACCTTGCCAAGGTCGGGGTCGCGAGTTCGAGTCTCGTTTCCCGCTCCAGATTCAGGTAATAGAGTTTTCTGTTACCGCCTGAAAAGGCAAAAGATTTTGGCGCGTTAGCAAAGCGGTTATGTAGCGGATTGCAAATCCGTCTAGTCCGGTTCGACTCCGGAACGCGCCTCCAATTTCTTCCCGAGCCCGGATGGTGAAATCGGTAGACACAAGGGATTTAAAATCCCTCGGCTTATGGCTGTGCGGGTTCAAGTCCCGCTCCGGGTACCATGGGAATAAAAAGAATAAAATCAATGATAAGCAGTGTCGTGTAAACCACCTTCGGGTGGTTTTTTATTGCCTGCGATTTGCCTGCCTGAAATTAATCCCTTTGTTTTTTGTCCGTTTCCCTTAAAAAATGCCATGCTAAGCCATTCATTAGCACTCCATCAGGCAGCCATGAACACCACCTCCCGCCACGCTTTTGACGTTGATTTTCAGGGCCACAGGCTCCAGGCCGACAGCATATACGGCAGTAATGGCCACGTGTTGATGATCCACGGTGGCTCAAAAGACCGTGAGGCCGGCTTGAAATACCGGCATCTGATGGCGGAGCTGGGCTTTGGCAGCACGGCGTTTGACTGCATCGGTCATGGGGAAACCGGCGGCGAGCTGTCTCATTCCTCACTGATTAGCCGTACAGAGCAGGCCAGAGCAATAGCCGATCGTTTGGGTTCTCAGCTCACCGCTTGCATGGGCGTGAGTATGGGCGCTTACAACGCGCTGCATCTCAGCAAGTTTGTTCCTCTGCATGCGCTGATCTTGATGGTGCCCGGCGTGTATCATCCTGCGGCGTATCGAGTAAATTTTGGGCCTGAATTTTCCACCATCATTCGTCAGCCGCGCAGCTGGGAAGAAAGCGATGCGTGGCAGCTTGTGTCTGAATTTAGCGGTAATGTCCTGGTGATTGCCGCCGCTGAAGATCGGGTGATTCCGGCAGAGATCCCGCCGCGGCTTTATGACTCAGCCTCGGGCCAGGGGAAACATGCCTTGTTGACGGTGCCTGATTCAGACCATAGCAGCGTGTGGCCGGCGCTACAGCACAGCCCTCAACTCTGTGATAAAACCCGCTGTTTACTGATGGAATGCCTGACGCCGACGTAATGGAACATAACCTTTCGGGCAAGGAACGGGTACAATGCGCTACATTTTTTAAAACCGCGAAATGAGGAGCCCACAGATGACCCAGGGACCGCTGAACGAAGACGAAATTATTTGGCTTGATGATGTGCTGCTGAAGTACGGCACCGCGCATTCGGTGATTGACGTGGCCGAACTGGATGGGTTGCTCACGGCAGTCCTTTCTGGCCCTAAAACGATCGAGCCTGCCACCGTGCTGCGGGCCGTATGGGGCGGTGATGTTGAGCCTGAGTGGGAGTCCAAAGAAGAACTTACCCGCTTTAACGTCCTCGTGTTCCAGCACATGAATGACATTGCGGAGCGTCTGGCAGAATATCCTGGGCAGTTTGAGCCGCTGTTTGGCACCAGCGAAGTAGACAACCGTGAAATTACGATTGTTGAAGAGTGGTGCTACGGCTATATGCGCGGTGTTTCACTGGAAAGCTGGCCTGCGCTGCCCGCTGAGCTTCAGCCTGAGCTGGATGCCATTGCGCTGCACGGGCTTATAGAGAATGAAGAGCAGTTTGAGAACCTGACGCCGGAAGCGTTTCTGGCAAGCATCGAGGCAATTAAACCTGCAGCGCTTGCGCTTTATGGCTACTGGCACAGCCAGCGCGATGGGGCTTCGCTGCACTAAAATAGAATCAGCAGGCCGTAAGGCCTGCTGACTAAGAGCAATTAAGCCTGAGTGTCCAGGGTTGCCAGCTCTTTATCAACGAAGTACAGACCTTCGCCGCTTTTACCCACCAGGCTGAGTTTATCCAGCACGGATTTAAACAGTTTTTCTTCTTCATGCTGCTCGGCAACATACCACTGCAGGAAATTAAAGGTTGGATAATCCTGAGAAATCATTGCGGAGTGGGCCAGCTCATTAATCTGACGAGTAATTAACTGCTCGTGCTCGTAGGTGGCTTTAAATAATTCATCCAGCGAAGCATATTCTAAATACGGGGACTGAATGGCGTTAATACGCGGCATGCTCCCGGTATCATTTAAATAAGCAAACAGACGCTGCATATGCTCCATCTCTTCCTGAGCATGGCGGCGCAGGAAGGCGGCGGCCCCTTCAAAGCTGTGATAGCTGCACCAGGCGCTCATCTGCTGATAGAGCAGGGAGGAGTAGAGTTCAAGGTTCATCTGCTCGTTAAGTTTTTCAATCATTTCCGTCTTCAGCATCACAGGCTCCATAATTTGTGGGGGCGTTAATATGGCGCTACTTTAATTATTTATTTTCCCGAATGCAAAGAAAATGTTAATTATATTAGTGTAATGAGAATGGTTGTTACTATTATTTTATTTGTGACATTATGAATTAATAATGAGAATTACTCTTGTTCCGTTTCTTTATTTAACGCCTGCATAATGCGTAATACATCCGTCATATTGTGCGCTCGAAATGATAACCATGCTAAGAATAAGCGTATGTTGTCATTGGAAAAACTTATGGCTAAATATTCTTATGCCCGCCATTTACCTGGCGCAGGAGGTGTGGCTAAATACGTTTCTTTCAAAACTAGACTGCACATGAATATTCTTCATTTTCTTCTCGCACTTGTTGTCATCATGGGGCTGGCCTGGCTGGTGAGCTTCGATCGTAAAACCATCCGTGTCCGCTATTTGTTACAACTTATCGTTATTGAAGGCCTGCTGGCTTTCTTCTTCCTGCACTCCGACAGCGGGCTGTGGGTGATTAACGGCGTGTCCGGTTTCTTTGGCCACCTTCTGACCTTTGCCGGACAGGGCAGTGATTTCGTCTTCGGCGGAATGAGCAAAGCCGGGCTGGCCTTTATCTTCCTCGGCGTGCTGTGCCCGATAATCTTTATCTCTGCGCTGATCGGGATTCTTCAGCACTTCCGCATTCTGCCTGTTATTATTCGCATCGTCGGCACGCTGCTTTCAAAAGTGAACGGCATGGGCAAGCTGGAGTCGTTTAACGCCGTCAGCTCGTTGATTCTGGGCCAGTCAGAAAACTTCATTGCCTACAAGGGCGTGCTGGGCGACCTGAGTTCTCGCCGCCTGTTCACTATGGCCGCCACGGCAATGTCCACCGTTTCGCTGTCGATCGTCGGGGCCTACATGACGATGCTGGAGCCGAAGTACGTGGTGGCTGCGCTGATTCTGAATATGTTCAGCGCCTTTATTATCCTGTCTATCATCAACCCGACTCGTCCGGGCGCTGAGCCAGAAATTAAGCTTGAGAAGATGCACGAGTCGCAGAGCTTCTTCGAGATGCTGGGGGAGTACATCCTCGCGGGTTTCAAGGTAGCGATGATTATTCTGGCGATGCTGATTGGTTTTATTGCGCTTATCAGCGCCGTTAACGCGCTGTTTGCCACGGTCTTTGGCATGAGCTTCCAGCAAATTCTTGGCTACGTGTTCTATCCGTTTGCCTGGCTGGTGGGTATTCCTCAGGCGGATGCGCTGAAGGCGGCCGGAATTATGGCAACCAAGCTTGTGGCTAACGAATTTGTGGCGATGATTGAGCTGCAAAAGATCATGGCAACGCTGTCGCCGCGTGGCCTCGGGATCCTGTCCGTCTTCCTGGTGTCGTTTGCTAACTTTGCTTCAATCGGGATTGTGGCCGGCGCCATTAAAGGGCTGAATGAAAAGCAGGGGAACGTGGTTTCTCGCTTTGGCCTTCGCCTGGTTTACGGCGCGACGCTGGTCAGCCTGCTGTCGGCGGCGTTTGCCGGCCTGGTACTGTAAAATAAAACGGCGGGGAAACCGCCGTTTGTTTAACGAAGAACGATCAGAATGCGGCACAGACCGGCTGGTCAACGCGCATCACAGATTCCTGCGCAAAGCGGGTTTTATAGATAGCACGCAGCTCGTCAACCTTCTTACTGCTCTCAGCATCGCTGCCGCGGATCAGCATAATCGCCTTGCTCGGTTCGTGCGTCACTTCGCCTTTCGCATTCAGCCACTGGCCTTTGGCGTCATACTCAGTCAGCCCTTCGCGGAAGCGTGGGGTGACGTCTTTATCCACAAAGCTACGCCACTCGTTCGCGGTAATTATCGCGCCGGATGGGCGGCTAATGCCGAAATAGAGCGTGGTTTGCGTCATTGCGTCGCCGACCTGGCACTGCTTAGCCGGGGCCGTAACCGCCGTGGTCGTTTTTGCCGGGGCCACACAGCCCGCCAGCACCAGGGCTAATGCCCCTGCAAGTGTTGCTTTATAAAATGCCATTATCCACCTGTCTTACTGTCATCATCATTATTAAAATTAAGTGCGGAATGATTCCGCCGCGCTATCAAATTACAATTTGGTGTTTTTCGCAAGTCACCGAGCATCAACAGGGCAAGAATAATCCCGGTGATGCCGCTCCCGAGCAGCACCCACTGCGCGGGGAAGCGATCTGCAATCATCCCGGTGACTAGCGGGACGACGAGCGTAAGACCCAGCTGCAGGCGCCAGCTGGAGGCCATTGCCGCGCCAACCTGGCCGGGGGGAAAGCTGTCCATCACGTTAAGCGTTGCCACCAGATAGAACCAGTTGCTGAACAGGTGGGCGATAACGATAAGCGGCACGGCAATCCACAGGCTGCCTGACACAGCGACGGTGAAATAACAAAGCGTGAAAAGTAAGAGCGCCAGCATCAGGGGTAACGTGGCGCTGGCGCGGTAACGCACCTGTTTCTCGCTGAGAACCAGCGGCGCTAAG from Cedecea neteri encodes:
- the sdiA gene encoding transcriptional regulator SdiA, which produces MLERDFFSWRREALELFLSITQASELQTLVQQQTQRLEFDYFSLCVRHPVPFTRPKLSLQSSYPQKWLEWYVTENYFAIDPVLKQSNFMRGEIIWSDALFAESRELWDAARDHGLATGRTHCVMSPNRTAGFLSVSRSNVRPDVLPEDELGLRLGYIAELSMATLTRLDDPSVEILDMKFSRREREILQWTGEGKTSAEIAIILSISENTVNFHQKNMQKKFNAPNKTQIACYAAAMGII
- the tcyL gene encoding cystine ABC transporter permease, coding for MQESLQLVLDSAPYLLKGAVFTLQLSIGGMFFGLILGFMLALMRLSAFLPFSLLSRFYVSIFRGTPLIAQLFMIYYGLPQFGIELDPIPSAMIGLSLNTAAYASETLRAAISSIDKGQWEAAASIGMTRWQTLRRAILPQSARVALPPLGNSFISLVKDTSLAATIQVPELFRQAQLITSRTLEVFTMYLAASLVYWVMATVLSALQNYFENQLNRQDREPK
- a CDS encoding DUF2594 family protein, with the protein product MSTPDFSTADNTSELAQEVTCLKTLLTLMLQAMGQADAGRVILKMEKQIAQLEDQAQAEVFGNTVQQIKQAYRQ
- the tcyN gene encoding L-cystine ABC transporter ATP-binding protein TcyN — encoded protein: MSAIDVKKLVKKFHGQTVLHGIDLDVKPGEVVAIIGPSGSGKTTLLRSINLLEEPESGLIQVGDITIDAGQPLAKQKEKIRQLRQQVGFVFQNFNLFPHRTVLENIIEGPVIVKGEPKEEAIARARELLVKVGLSGKETSYPRRLSGGQQQRVAIARALAMRPEVILFDEPTSALDPELVGEVLNTIRQLAEEKRTMVIVTHEMSFARDVADRAIFMDQGKIVEQGPAKTLFANPQQPRTRQFLDKFLTQ
- a CDS encoding CoA transferase, with the translated sequence MVKSSFSSLLAAMSQEQGLGIPSSPVVVSGEGALISCFPVTELAAASIATAGIALKALLSRPNASLSIDQRLASYWFSASHFPVNRAPAALWDEFAGDYATADGWVRLHTNAAHHRQAMERVLGVSKNKATLAQQVAHWGKTELEEAIVAAGGCAAAMLTHDEWLKHPHGKTVSAEPLFWQEYHAEASRPELTLPPARPLAGIQVLDLTRIIAGPVGTRFLAGLGAKVLRLDPPEWEEPTLVEEVTPGKRCARLDLKSSGGREQFKALLGEADVLVHGYRADALESLGFDAETVQAISPGLVDVSLNAWGWRGPWRNRRGFDSLVQMSSGIAGAGQRWKKTERPHPLPVQALDHATGYLIAAAVLKGLKVRHEQHRGYSARLSLARTAALLMSQQAGDHPALAAINTHDFQPLIEWSEFGMGNRLKFPLMLAGTPVIWATPPAALGSAKAAWW
- the uvrY gene encoding UvrY/SirA/GacA family response regulator transcription factor, which translates into the protein MINVLLVDDHELVRAGIRRILEEIKGIKVSGEANCGEDAIKWCRSNPVDVVLMDMNMPGIGGLEATRKIARYSSDIKVIMLTIHTENPLPAKVMQAGAAGYLSKGAAPQDVVNAIRSVNAGQRYIASDIAQQMALSQIEPEAESPFASLSERELQIMLMITKGQKVNEISEQLNLSPKTVNSYRYRMFSKLNISGDVELTHLAIRHGLFNAETLISSE
- the pgsA gene encoding CDP-diacylglycerol--glycerol-3-phosphate 3-phosphatidyltransferase, giving the protein MRFNIPTLLTLFRVILIPFFVLAFYLPFNWGPFLCAFIFWLAAITDWFDGFLARRWNQSTRFGAFLDPVADKVMVVVALVLVAEHYHAWWVTLPAATMIAREIIISALREWMAEIGKRSRVAVSWIGKTKTMAQMLALIGMLWRPNMWIEYTGIALFFVAAVLTFWSMFQYLAAARGDLLEP
- a CDS encoding alpha/beta hydrolase, translating into MNTTSRHAFDVDFQGHRLQADSIYGSNGHVLMIHGGSKDREAGLKYRHLMAELGFGSTAFDCIGHGETGGELSHSSLISRTEQARAIADRLGSQLTACMGVSMGAYNALHLSKFVPLHALILMVPGVYHPAAYRVNFGPEFSTIIRQPRSWEESDAWQLVSEFSGNVLVIAAAEDRVIPAEIPPRLYDSASGQGKHALLTVPDSDHSSVWPALQHSPQLCDKTRCLLMECLTPT
- the uvrC gene encoding excinuclease ABC subunit UvrC, with protein sequence MSDTFDSRAFLKTVTSKPGVYRMYDAGSTVIYVGKAKDLKKRLSSYFRTNLASRKTEALVALIHHIDVTVTHTETEALLLEHNYIKLYQPRYNVLLRDDKSYPFIFLSADSHPRLAMHRGAKHAKGEYFGPFPNGYAVRETLALLQKVFPIRQCENSVYRNRSRPCLQYQIGRCLGPCVAGLVTEDDYARQVDYVRLFLAGKDDQVLTQLIGRMEEASKNLEFEEAARIRDQIQAVRRITEKQFVSNTGDDLDVIGVSFDAGMACVHVLFIRQGKVLGSRSYFPKVPAGTELSEVVETFVGQFYLQGSQMRTLPSEILLDFALADKSLLAESLSELAGRKVNVQTKPRGDRARYLKLARTNAATALVTRLSQQSTIHQRLKALAEVLKLPEVKRMECFDISHTMGEQTVASCVVFDSNGPLRSEYRRYNITGITPGDDYAAMNQVLRRRYGKAIEESKIPDVILIDGGKGQLGQAKSVFAGLDVPWDKHHPLLLGVAKGSDRKAGLETLFFEPEGEGFSLPPDSPALHVIQHIRDDSHDHAISGHRKKRAKVKSTSSLETIEGIGPKRRQMLLKYMGGLQPLINASIEEIAKVPGISQALAEKIYYSLKH